The DNA sequence CTCGGCCACAGCACGACGAGCGGTGACCGAACAGGTGCGGTCCGTACGGGTAGGGTCGTCCGGTCGACACCGATCGGGCGGGGGAGAGGACGAGCATGGTCGAACCGCCGGGCCCGGTCCTGGTCGTGGTTCCCACCTACGACGAGCGGGAGAACCTCGGTCCCGCCGTCGCGCGGCTGCACGCCACGCTGCCCGACGCCGACGTCCTCGTCGTCGACGACGCCAGCCCCGACGGCACCGGCGAGCTCGCCGACTCCCTCGCCGCCGCCGACGAGCGGATCAGCGTCCTGCACCGCTCCGGCAAGGACGGCCTCGGCGCCGCCTACCTCGACGGCTTCCGGCACGCGCTGACCGGCGAGCACCAGGTCGTCGTCGAGATGGACGCCGACGGCTCGCACGCCCCCGAGGACCTCCCCGCGCTGCTCGCGGCCCTGGCCGACGCCGACGTCGTCCTCGGCTCCCGCTACGTGCCCGGCGGGCGCGTCGTGAACTGGCCCTGGCACCGCGAGGTCCTCTCCCGCGGCGGCAACCTCTAC is a window from the Pseudonocardia sp. HH130629-09 genome containing:
- a CDS encoding polyprenol monophosphomannose synthase yields the protein MVEPPGPVLVVVPTYDERENLGPAVARLHATLPDADVLVVDDASPDGTGELADSLAAADERISVLHRSGKDGLGAAYLDGFRHALTGEHQVVVEMDADGSHAPEDLPALLAALADADVVLGSRYVPGGRVVNWPWHREVLSRGGNLYSRLALGVPLRDITGGYRVYRRTVLEQLQLDSVASQGYCFQVDMAWRALQAGFRVREVPITFTERERGASKMSGGIVAEALWRVTCWGLSHRLGRDVPQHPAGPVTEGATHG